In a single window of the Desulfonatronovibrio magnus genome:
- the nifE gene encoding nitrogenase iron-molybdenum cofactor biosynthesis protein NifE: protein MEARILESRKKQVYEKGQAPFELECNKNSLAGAVSQRACVFCGSRVVLYPIADALHLVHGPVGCAAYTWDIRGALSSGPELHRLSFTTDLQEKDIIFGGEKKLYQALMELIDRHSPKAAFVYSTCIVGIIGDDLQSVCKKVADLKGIPVIPVQSEGFKGNKRAGYSAACNAMFTLVGSGDTAGISPVSVNILGDFNLAGETWIIKNYYRQMGVEVVACITGDGRVDELKRCHGAALNLVQCSGATIELAKMMKEKYSIPFKRVSYFGIEDMSRALYDTAEFFKDIDPDVMKRTTELVRGEIKVLQPALKQYRQDLEGKKAAIYVGGAFKAFSLIKCFRHLGMKVELVGSQTGTEEEYQEMAEMCDPGTVIVDDSNPAELAHFIKEKDVDIFVGGVKERPIAYKLGVGFCDHNHERKEALEGYIGMLNFAKEVHSTVMSPVWQFTPRRAEKHAQSSKGE, encoded by the coding sequence ATGGAAGCCCGGATCCTGGAAAGTAGAAAAAAGCAGGTTTATGAAAAAGGCCAGGCACCCTTTGAACTGGAATGCAATAAAAACAGTCTGGCAGGTGCAGTCAGCCAGAGGGCATGTGTATTCTGCGGGTCAAGGGTGGTGTTGTATCCAATTGCTGACGCCTTGCACCTGGTCCATGGACCTGTGGGATGCGCAGCCTATACATGGGACATTCGAGGAGCATTGTCATCGGGTCCGGAACTGCATCGCCTGAGTTTCACAACTGATCTGCAGGAAAAAGATATTATCTTTGGTGGCGAAAAAAAGCTGTATCAGGCTCTAATGGAGTTGATTGACCGGCACAGTCCCAAGGCAGCCTTTGTCTATTCCACATGTATTGTGGGTATCATTGGAGACGATTTGCAAAGTGTGTGCAAAAAAGTTGCTGATCTTAAGGGTATTCCAGTTATCCCCGTACAGTCCGAAGGATTTAAGGGCAACAAGCGTGCTGGTTATTCAGCAGCATGCAATGCCATGTTCACCCTGGTAGGTAGCGGAGATACTGCAGGCATCTCACCGGTCAGTGTAAATATTCTTGGTGATTTTAATCTGGCTGGTGAGACCTGGATTATCAAGAATTATTATCGTCAGATGGGTGTAGAAGTCGTGGCCTGCATCACTGGAGACGGACGGGTAGATGAACTGAAACGCTGTCACGGTGCGGCTCTGAATCTGGTGCAGTGTTCCGGTGCCACAATAGAACTGGCTAAGATGATGAAGGAAAAATACTCAATTCCTTTTAAGCGTGTTTCCTATTTCGGCATAGAGGATATGTCCCGGGCCCTTTATGATACTGCAGAATTTTTCAAGGATATTGATCCTGATGTCATGAAGAGAACTACTGAACTGGTGCGCGGTGAGATTAAAGTCCTTCAGCCTGCCTTAAAACAGTACAGGCAGGACCTGGAAGGGAAAAAAGCGGCAATATATGTGGGTGGAGCTTTTAAGGCTTTTTCTTTGATCAAGTGTTTCAGGCATCTTGGTATGAAGGTGGAGCTGGTGGGTTCTCAGACCGGTACAGAAGAAGAGTACCAGGAAATGGCTGAAATGTGCGATCCAGGAACAGTAATTGTGGATGATTCCAATCCGGCAGAGCTTGCGCATTTTATAAAAGAAAAGGATGTGGACATTTTTGTTGGCGGAGTCAAGGAAAGACCAATAGCCTACAAGCTTGGTGTTGGTTTCTGTGATCATAATCATGAGCGAAAAGAAGCCCTGGAAGGTTATATTGGGATGCTCAATTTTGCAAAAGAAGTGCATTCAACAGTAATGAGTCCAGTATGGCAGTTTACCCCACGAAGAGCAGAAAAGCATGCTCAATCAAGTAAAGGAGAATAA
- a CDS encoding ammonium transporter produces MEQLLEISYALDTFYFLISGLLVMWMAAGFTMLESGLVRSKNTVEILTKNISLYSIACIMYMIVGYNIMYGSGGSIIPGISLFVGGDNAVADVVAGGEDAPYYSDISDFFFQVVFVATAMSVVSGAVAERMKLWAFLLFAVVMTGFLYPVHGYWTWGGGFLDELGYADYAGSGIVHMAGAAAALAGVILLGPRKGKYGPGGKINAIPGANMPLATLGTFILWMGWFGFNGGSELKVSDVESANAVAMVFANTNLAAASGMVLALLTSQIKFGKADLTMGLNGALAGLVAITAEPSMPSMPLACLIGGIGGIIVVFSIVALDKLRIDDPVGAISVHGVVGIWGLLAVLFSNSDATIVGQLAGIGVIFAWMFGTSLIVWGIIKAVMGIRIDEEMEYQGMDMAECGMEAYPEFVRSKGSK; encoded by the coding sequence ATGGAACAGCTGCTTGAAATCAGTTATGCTTTAGACACATTTTATTTTCTAATTTCCGGTCTTCTGGTTATGTGGATGGCTGCAGGATTCACAATGCTGGAATCCGGTCTGGTGCGATCTAAAAATACAGTGGAGATTCTGACCAAGAACATCTCACTGTATTCCATAGCCTGTATTATGTACATGATAGTTGGTTATAATATCATGTATGGAAGCGGTGGTTCCATAATTCCCGGCATCAGTCTGTTTGTTGGAGGCGATAATGCTGTAGCTGATGTTGTTGCTGGTGGCGAAGATGCACCATATTATTCAGATATTTCCGACTTTTTCTTTCAGGTGGTATTTGTAGCTACAGCCATGTCTGTGGTTTCAGGTGCGGTAGCTGAACGTATGAAACTTTGGGCCTTTTTGCTTTTTGCAGTGGTAATGACCGGCTTTCTTTATCCTGTTCATGGATACTGGACATGGGGCGGTGGCTTTTTGGACGAGCTCGGTTATGCAGACTATGCTGGATCCGGAATTGTCCATATGGCTGGTGCTGCAGCTGCCTTGGCTGGGGTCATACTGCTTGGGCCCAGAAAGGGTAAGTATGGTCCAGGTGGAAAAATTAATGCCATTCCAGGTGCCAATATGCCATTGGCTACCCTCGGTACATTTATTCTCTGGATGGGCTGGTTTGGATTCAACGGCGGTTCAGAGTTGAAGGTGTCTGATGTTGAGTCTGCCAATGCAGTGGCCATGGTTTTTGCTAATACAAATCTGGCAGCTGCATCGGGCATGGTGCTGGCTCTGCTGACTTCACAGATAAAGTTCGGTAAGGCTGATCTGACTATGGGACTTAACGGTGCCCTGGCCGGTCTGGTAGCTATTACAGCAGAACCTAGCATGCCTTCCATGCCACTGGCCTGCCTTATAGGCGGTATCGGTGGAATTATTGTAGTTTTCTCCATTGTGGCCTTGGATAAGCTTAGAATAGATGATCCTGTTGGTGCTATCTCTGTCCACGGCGTAGTAGGTATATGGGGACTGCTGGCAGTCTTGTTCTCCAATTCAGACGCAACCATAGTGGGTCAGCTGGCCGGAATAGGTGTGATTTTTGCCTGGATGTTCGGCACCAGTTTGATTGTATGGGGAATAATCAAAGCAGTCATGGGCATTAGAATTGATGAAGAAATGGAATACCAGGGTATGGATATGGCTGAATGCGGAATGGAAGCTTATCCAGAGTTTGTCAGGTCCAAGGGTTCCAAATAA
- a CDS encoding EAL domain-containing protein, producing the protein MIRSPGFDLDKLIKQQSIQTCFQPIVSVRKKKIIGIEALSRGINPDSGELISPFVLFSAAEKFDKLVEVDRACRERAFANFSNLHKKYPDLLLFVNFDTSMVDKGIVGSGNFMQMIKKYSLNPSNIVIELVESRVKDFTELCKFIKTYRDNGFSLALDDFGAGHSNLERISIIKPEIIKIDRSLIKDVHTEFYKQEILKAIIKLTDQLGVMVLSEGVETYHEVMKTLELDTDLLQGYFFSKPQPNSALSFDETQEKIDVAADDFFKCVIKRIKKRKERFSNFQMVIFSILSSLREHGIDSMEDELQKMIADFSIVECAYVLNESGRQASRTILNNGHLHGQKSSFLFKPAESGDDHSLKDYFVYIQAGLDKFITDPYISLATGSLCRTISMTYADKDKRKLILCLDMKEDI; encoded by the coding sequence ATGATTCGCTCGCCTGGATTTGATCTCGACAAACTCATAAAGCAGCAAAGCATCCAAACCTGCTTTCAACCCATAGTCTCAGTAAGAAAGAAAAAGATCATCGGCATTGAAGCTTTAAGCCGTGGAATAAACCCTGACTCGGGAGAACTTATCTCCCCTTTTGTACTTTTCTCAGCTGCTGAAAAATTTGACAAATTAGTAGAAGTCGACCGAGCTTGCAGAGAAAGAGCTTTTGCCAATTTTTCCAACCTGCACAAAAAATATCCAGACTTACTGCTATTCGTAAATTTTGATACATCTATGGTGGATAAGGGAATAGTCGGTTCAGGCAATTTCATGCAGATGATAAAAAAATATTCTCTTAACCCTTCCAACATTGTCATTGAGCTTGTTGAATCTCGAGTTAAGGATTTTACAGAATTGTGCAAATTCATTAAAACCTACCGTGATAATGGTTTTTCCCTTGCCTTAGATGACTTTGGTGCCGGCCACTCCAACTTAGAGCGAATCTCCATCATTAAGCCTGAAATTATTAAGATTGACCGTTCACTTATCAAAGATGTCCATACTGAGTTTTATAAACAGGAGATCCTTAAAGCTATTATCAAGCTGACGGATCAATTGGGTGTCATGGTTTTAAGTGAAGGTGTGGAAACATATCATGAAGTCATGAAAACCCTGGAATTAGATACAGACCTTTTGCAGGGTTACTTCTTTTCTAAGCCTCAACCAAATTCTGCATTATCTTTTGATGAAACTCAGGAAAAAATCGATGTGGCAGCTGATGACTTCTTTAAGTGTGTCATCAAGCGCATTAAGAAGAGAAAGGAACGTTTCAGCAATTTTCAGATGGTAATTTTTTCAATTTTGTCATCCTTGCGAGAACACGGCATTGACAGCATGGAAGATGAGCTCCAAAAAATGATAGCTGACTTTTCCATTGTAGAATGCGCGTATGTATTAAATGAATCAGGAAGGCAGGCATCCAGGACAATTCTAAATAATGGACACTTACACGGTCAGAAAAGTTCATTTCTTTTCAAGCCCGCAGAAAGTGGAGATGATCACTCTTTGAAAGACTATTTTGTTTACATTCAGGCAGGGTTAGATAAATTTATTACTGATCCCTATATATCCCTGGCCACTGGAAGCCTGTGCAGAACCATTTCCATGACCTATGCCGACAAGGACAAACGCAAATTGATTCTGTGTCTTGATATGAAGGAGGATATTTAG
- a CDS encoding nitrogenase component 1: MLNQVKENKMRGGPDPYISTTNACKLCTPLGACIAFKGVEGCVPFLHGSQGCATYMRRYIISHYREPVDIASSSLGENDAIYGGGPNLMQGLLNVMDKYQPGLMGVASTCLTETIGDDMPMIVRQFRKEFENMDIPEIVMVSTPSYSGTHMQGFHAAVHALVTQLVKKSADHGGINIFPGLVSPEDIRYVKQICCDYELDAVILPDFSETLDGAIKEDLEMIPSGGTPVSSIKSMGGAKMSIELGLCADQKLSSSICLEKEHNVPAHRVLMPVGLRATDKFMDILSQASGKDMPRNHELERGRLIDAYVDSHKYIFGKKCVVYGEEDLVAGLTSFLVEMGAHPVMVATGGKSKVFEQSIKEVCQGMLSYSPATLSGVDFYQIVEQAEELKPDFIVGNSKGYRIAARKWNIPLIRVGFPVHDRVGASRIRHIGYSGAHELLIRIVNSLLDKKQTDSGVGYGYM, from the coding sequence ATGCTCAATCAAGTAAAGGAGAATAAAATGCGAGGCGGACCTGATCCTTATATTTCCACAACAAATGCCTGTAAGCTGTGTACTCCGCTGGGCGCCTGCATTGCCTTTAAAGGTGTGGAAGGGTGTGTTCCTTTTCTCCACGGCTCCCAGGGCTGTGCGACCTATATGCGCAGGTACATCATCAGTCATTATAGAGAACCTGTTGATATAGCTTCATCTTCCCTTGGTGAAAATGACGCCATTTACGGTGGTGGCCCCAACCTTATGCAAGGGTTGTTGAATGTTATGGATAAGTATCAGCCTGGTTTGATGGGGGTGGCCTCCACCTGCCTTACTGAAACCATTGGTGATGATATGCCCATGATTGTCCGACAGTTCAGGAAAGAATTTGAAAACATGGATATACCGGAAATAGTCATGGTATCTACGCCAAGCTATTCCGGAACACATATGCAGGGCTTTCACGCCGCGGTGCATGCCTTAGTCACCCAACTGGTTAAGAAAAGTGCTGATCATGGAGGGATAAATATTTTTCCTGGTCTGGTATCCCCGGAGGATATCAGGTATGTCAAGCAGATTTGCTGTGATTATGAGCTTGATGCTGTAATCTTGCCGGACTTTTCCGAAACCTTGGATGGAGCCATTAAAGAAGATCTGGAGATGATTCCTTCAGGAGGAACACCTGTCAGTAGTATTAAGTCCATGGGTGGAGCAAAAATGAGCATAGAGCTGGGATTATGCGCAGATCAGAAGCTAAGCAGCAGTATTTGCCTTGAGAAAGAGCATAATGTGCCGGCACACCGGGTACTAATGCCTGTAGGGCTCAGGGCAACGGATAAATTTATGGACATTCTGAGTCAGGCAAGTGGTAAGGACATGCCGCGCAATCATGAATTGGAGCGCGGCAGACTGATTGATGCGTATGTGGACAGCCATAAATACATTTTTGGTAAAAAATGTGTTGTTTATGGTGAAGAAGATTTGGTTGCAGGCCTTACCTCCTTTCTCGTGGAGATGGGGGCACATCCAGTAATGGTTGCCACAGGCGGAAAAAGTAAAGTTTTTGAGCAAAGCATAAAAGAAGTCTGTCAAGGCATGTTGTCATATTCACCTGCAACATTATCCGGAGTGGATTTTTACCAGATAGTGGAACAGGCAGAAGAGCTTAAGCCTGACTTTATAGTGGGCAACAGCAAAGGCTACAGGATTGCTGCCAGAAAATGGAATATCCCCCTGATTCGAGTGGGGTTCCCGGTACATGACCGGGTTGGAGCATCCAGGATAAGACATATTGGATACTCAGGGGCTCATGAGCTTCTCATAAGAATAGTGAACTCGCTTTTGGATAAAAAACAAACTGATTCAGGAGTTGGATACGGGTATATGTAG
- a CDS encoding gamma-glutamylcyclotransferase family protein: MKYYVFVYGTLRQGCSNHHLLKNARFLGRARTMEKYALYVDDFPYLYKEQSWSRIRGEVYEVDDEGFSRLDELENHPFWYQREKRSVMLENTGTIIQVWVYFFPEIRGSLVSSGDYYKSDLCCLNKQRTGSIKA, from the coding sequence ATGAAATATTACGTATTTGTCTACGGCACTTTAAGGCAGGGTTGTTCTAATCATCACCTTCTCAAGAATGCCAGGTTTCTCGGAAGGGCCAGAACCATGGAAAAATACGCACTCTATGTGGATGATTTTCCATATTTGTATAAAGAACAATCCTGGAGCCGTATCAGAGGAGAGGTTTATGAGGTTGATGACGAGGGTTTCAGTCGCCTGGATGAACTGGAAAACCATCCATTCTGGTATCAGCGGGAAAAAAGGTCTGTGATGCTGGAAAACACAGGTACTATCATTCAAGTCTGGGTTTATTTTTTTCCGGAAATCAGGGGATCTCTGGTGAGCAGCGGAGATTACTATAAAAGTGATCTATGCTGTCTAAATAAACAGCGGACTGGGAGTATAAAGGCATAA
- a CDS encoding P-II family nitrogen regulator, translating into MIMIRAIVRPEKTTEVMKSLLDAGYPALTKIEVAGRGKQRGLKLGQVIYDELPKEMIMMVVPEADKEFVITAIMDSARTGEGTFGDGKIFISPVEEVYTVSSGVKEA; encoded by the coding sequence ATGATTATGATCAGGGCCATTGTCAGGCCGGAAAAGACTACAGAAGTTATGAAATCTCTGCTTGACGCAGGATATCCTGCACTGACCAAGATTGAAGTGGCAGGCCGGGGCAAACAGAGAGGATTAAAGCTCGGGCAGGTAATATATGACGAACTGCCCAAAGAAATGATTATGATGGTCGTACCTGAGGCGGATAAGGAATTTGTGATCACAGCCATTATGGACAGCGCAAGAACCGGAGAGGGAACATTTGGAGATGGCAAGATTTTTATTTCACCTGTGGAAGAAGTTTACACAGTTTCTTCAGGTGTAAAGGAAGCTTAG
- a CDS encoding P-II family nitrogen regulator, with protein MKEVLAIVRANKINKTKEALVAAGLPSFTAIRCAGRGKRPVDFEMLEALNKDPSMGADVLPSLSQGARLIPKRMISLVVPPERVPEIVKVIIEVNQTGTPGDGKIFVLPISDVFRVRTKESGLDAIDEMKS; from the coding sequence ATGAAAGAGGTACTGGCTATAGTGCGGGCCAATAAGATTAATAAGACCAAAGAGGCTCTGGTTGCTGCAGGGCTGCCTTCCTTTACCGCCATTAGATGCGCTGGCAGAGGCAAACGACCTGTAGATTTTGAAATGCTGGAAGCTTTAAACAAGGATCCATCCATGGGAGCTGATGTATTACCCAGTCTATCTCAGGGCGCAAGACTTATTCCCAAGAGGATGATTAGTCTTGTAGTACCACCTGAACGAGTTCCAGAAATAGTTAAGGTGATCATTGAGGTTAATCAGACCGGCACTCCTGGTGACGGAAAGATATTTGTCCTGCCCATAAGCGATGTATTCAGGGTCAGAACCAAGGAAAGCGGTCTTGATGCCATTGATGAAATGAAGTCTTAG
- a CDS encoding radical SAM protein codes for MKELDISKHPCFNKKVKGSCGRVHLPVAPKCNIMCNFCNRKYDCVNESRPGVTSAVLSPVQAVEYLKKVRKKLNGLTVAGIAGPGDPMANAPETLETIARVRKEMPDLLLCLSSNGLRLSENVDQLKKLGLTHATITVNAVDPTIGKNIYSWVRDNKIVYQGLEAATIMWAKQKEAIIKLKEAGMQVKVNSIMVPGVNDSHMLDIARTAGDLNVDLFNIIPVFPNPGTKLQDVIEPDQKTINEARDRARTYVPQMTHCKRCRADAAGLLDNDQSLQMAPILKDCAVKAVSIDDSRPLVAVATREGMLVNQHLGEALEFEIWQKSGNEFQHIETREAPLPGGGPKRWHDLANMFNDCRAVLVSGIGATPREILTKSGLLIVEMDGLIEEGLDSVYNKKDVSKLKPVGKKECCAGGMFGGCG; via the coding sequence ATGAAGGAACTTGATATATCAAAGCATCCATGTTTTAACAAAAAAGTCAAGGGAAGCTGTGGACGTGTTCACCTGCCAGTAGCTCCCAAGTGCAATATTATGTGTAATTTCTGCAATCGCAAGTATGATTGCGTTAACGAGTCGCGGCCAGGTGTGACATCAGCTGTTCTTTCTCCTGTTCAAGCAGTCGAATACCTTAAGAAGGTCAGAAAAAAACTCAATGGGTTGACAGTGGCTGGAATTGCCGGGCCTGGTGATCCCATGGCCAACGCCCCGGAAACCCTGGAAACCATTGCCAGGGTCAGAAAGGAAATGCCTGACCTGTTACTTTGCCTGTCATCAAATGGTTTGCGATTGTCTGAAAATGTGGATCAATTAAAAAAGCTTGGATTAACCCACGCCACCATAACGGTCAATGCTGTAGACCCAACTATTGGTAAGAATATATATTCCTGGGTTAGAGATAACAAAATTGTATATCAGGGTCTTGAAGCCGCTACCATCATGTGGGCTAAGCAAAAAGAAGCTATAATAAAGCTCAAGGAAGCGGGAATGCAGGTTAAGGTTAATTCCATCATGGTGCCTGGCGTTAATGACTCGCATATGCTTGATATTGCCAGAACAGCAGGAGACCTGAATGTTGATCTGTTTAATATTATTCCAGTTTTTCCTAATCCAGGTACAAAGCTTCAGGATGTAATAGAGCCGGATCAAAAAACTATAAACGAGGCGCGGGACAGGGCCAGAACTTATGTTCCACAGATGACTCACTGCAAGCGCTGCAGGGCTGACGCAGCAGGTCTTTTAGATAATGACCAGTCTTTGCAAATGGCACCAATTTTGAAAGATTGCGCGGTGAAAGCAGTGAGCATTGATGACAGCAGGCCCTTGGTGGCAGTGGCTACAAGAGAGGGCATGCTGGTCAACCAGCATCTTGGAGAAGCACTTGAGTTTGAGATCTGGCAAAAGAGCGGAAATGAATTTCAACATATTGAGACCAGAGAAGCTCCATTACCAGGGGGCGGACCTAAAAGATGGCATGATCTTGCAAATATGTTCAATGACTGCAGGGCAGTCCTGGTCAGCGGCATTGGAGCTACTCCAAGGGAAATTCTGACCAAATCCGGTTTGCTTATTGTTGAGATGGACGGTCTCATTGAAGAGGGTTTGGATTCAGTTTACAATAAGAAAGATGTATCCAAACTAAAGCCTGTGGGAAAGAAAGAGTGTTGCGCTGGTGGAATGTTTGGCGGGTGCGGATGA
- the nifD gene encoding nitrogenase molybdenum-iron protein alpha chain, whose amino-acid sequence MSDLKTCPDVDLEEFIEETVKVYPAKVAKKRRSHMLARTAHGEEEQSINANARTVPGIITQRGCCYAGCKGVVIGPYGDMVHITHGPIGCGFYSWLTRRNLFKPGADGKNYSQYCFSTDMQEHDIIFGGEKKLKQAIREAYEEFKPNAISVHATCPVGLIGDDVVAVAREAEKELGIKVLAFNCEGYKGVSQSAGHHIANNRLFTDVVGTQDKPVEGYSVNVLGEYNIGGDAWEIERVLEKCGIKVAATFSGDGKYETMTYAHMASLNLVMCHRSINYLAEMMVTKYGIPWAKVNFIGIKSMSKSLRKIARFFEDPELSKKVEEVIAEEEKAALEAIAPHAANLEGKTAMLFVGGSRAHHYQDLLRDLGMTVTAAGYEFAHRDDYEGRHILKDIKIDADSRNIEELKVSPDPEKYNPRLTPEKMKELEEERILKHYEGMIPDMKSGSIVVDDVSHVELERLIIKLKPDIILSGIKDKYVIEKFGIPSKQLHNYDYSGPYAGYKGAVNFAREIDMMIHNPAWKLAANPFKRKPLLSAELGSQA is encoded by the coding sequence ATGTCTGATTTAAAAACATGTCCAGATGTTGATCTGGAAGAATTCATAGAAGAAACAGTCAAGGTTTACCCGGCCAAGGTAGCCAAGAAGAGACGAAGCCATATGCTGGCCAGAACTGCACATGGCGAAGAAGAGCAGAGTATTAATGCCAACGCCAGGACAGTTCCGGGAATCATTACCCAGAGAGGGTGCTGTTATGCGGGATGTAAAGGAGTGGTTATCGGCCCCTATGGAGATATGGTCCACATTACCCATGGTCCCATTGGCTGTGGATTCTATTCATGGTTGACAAGGCGTAACCTCTTTAAACCAGGAGCAGACGGCAAAAATTATTCTCAATACTGTTTTTCCACGGATATGCAGGAACATGACATCATATTCGGAGGCGAAAAAAAGCTCAAGCAGGCTATCAGGGAGGCTTATGAAGAATTTAAACCCAACGCCATAAGTGTTCATGCCACTTGCCCTGTGGGGCTGATTGGGGATGATGTGGTGGCAGTAGCAAGAGAAGCTGAAAAAGAACTTGGAATCAAGGTTCTGGCTTTTAATTGCGAGGGGTACAAGGGTGTCAGTCAGTCAGCAGGACATCATATCGCCAATAACAGACTTTTTACCGATGTGGTGGGTACGCAGGACAAGCCTGTTGAAGGTTATTCCGTCAATGTCCTGGGAGAATACAATATAGGCGGAGATGCATGGGAAATTGAAAGGGTTCTTGAGAAGTGCGGCATAAAGGTGGCAGCTACTTTCAGCGGAGACGGAAAATATGAAACCATGACTTATGCTCATATGGCATCTCTAAACTTAGTCATGTGTCACAGGTCCATCAATTATCTCGCTGAAATGATGGTGACGAAATACGGAATACCGTGGGCCAAGGTGAATTTTATCGGCATCAAATCCATGTCCAAGTCATTGCGAAAGATTGCCAGGTTCTTTGAAGATCCTGAGCTGTCTAAAAAAGTTGAAGAGGTCATTGCTGAAGAAGAAAAGGCCGCCTTAGAAGCTATAGCTCCGCACGCTGCTAACCTCGAGGGCAAGACAGCCATGCTGTTTGTTGGCGGGTCCAGAGCCCACCACTACCAGGATTTATTAAGAGATCTTGGCATGACCGTTACAGCCGCAGGTTATGAGTTTGCTCATCGTGACGACTACGAGGGAAGGCATATACTCAAAGACATCAAAATAGATGCTGACAGCAGGAATATCGAAGAACTTAAAGTCAGCCCTGACCCGGAAAAGTATAATCCCAGGCTCACACCTGAAAAGATGAAAGAATTGGAGGAAGAAAGAATTCTGAAGCATTACGAGGGCATGATTCCTGATATGAAATCCGGATCCATTGTAGTGGATGATGTCAGTCATGTTGAACTGGAACGGCTGATTATTAAATTAAAACCTGATATCATCCTGTCTGGAATCAAAGACAAATATGTTATAGAAAAGTTCGGTATTCCCAGCAAACAGCTGCATAACTATGACTACTCAGGGCCTTATGCCGGTTATAAGGGTGCAGTTAATTTTGCCAGGGAAATCGACATGATGATTCATAATCCGGCCTGGAAACTGGCGGCTAACCCATTTAAACGTAAACCTCTTTTGTCTGCCGAGCTTGGCAGTCAGGCATAG
- the nifK gene encoding nitrogenase molybdenum-iron protein subunit beta, with the protein MLDHTTKEISQRKALRVNPAKTCQPIGAMYAALGINRCLPHSHGSQGCCSYHRSHLTRHYKEPVMASTSSFTEGASVFGGSPNLRQSLKTIFQVYDPDVVAVHTTCLSETIGDDIPTIVKKAQDDGIVPAGKWVIHASTPSYAGSHVTGFSNMVKGMASYFTKESENKVQGQVNVLPGYVEPSDMREIKRMVREMGLKPVVFPDTSDVLDTPKTGEYHMYPKGGIKVQDLVQTGSSEHTFALGQFSSLDAATYMDQKAKVPFTLSDIPIGVKSTDRFIQGIMDATGAEPTASMLDDRGRLVDMMTDYQHYLYGKTVGLWGDPDQVISLAEFLKDMGMKPVYVVTGTPGKVFEKRLTSILKDEPYEPVIAQSQDLLYLHQLVKNEPVDLLVGNTYGKYIARAEDIPFVRFGFPILDRAGHSYFPTVGYQGGLYLLSNIVNTLLDRMDRDAPEERFELVM; encoded by the coding sequence ATGCTGGATCATACTACAAAAGAAATAAGTCAGAGAAAGGCCTTACGGGTTAACCCGGCCAAGACATGTCAGCCCATTGGAGCCATGTACGCAGCCCTGGGAATTAACAGATGTCTGCCTCACAGTCACGGCAGTCAGGGATGTTGCTCGTATCACAGAAGTCATCTTACAAGACACTACAAAGAACCAGTCATGGCTTCAACCAGTTCGTTCACAGAAGGCGCATCGGTTTTTGGAGGAAGCCCCAACCTGAGGCAGTCCCTGAAAACAATTTTTCAAGTTTATGATCCGGATGTGGTTGCAGTGCATACAACATGTCTTTCAGAAACCATTGGGGATGATATTCCCACAATTGTAAAAAAGGCTCAGGATGATGGGATTGTGCCTGCAGGTAAATGGGTCATCCATGCCAGCACTCCGAGTTATGCAGGATCTCATGTGACGGGTTTCTCCAATATGGTCAAAGGCATGGCTTCATACTTTACCAAAGAATCAGAAAATAAGGTTCAGGGACAGGTAAATGTGCTCCCAGGCTATGTTGAGCCGTCAGACATGAGAGAGATTAAGCGTATGGTCCGGGAGATGGGTCTTAAGCCTGTGGTTTTCCCGGATACTTCGGACGTACTGGATACGCCCAAGACAGGTGAGTACCATATGTACCCCAAAGGCGGCATCAAGGTACAGGACCTGGTTCAAACAGGGTCAAGTGAGCATACATTTGCGCTGGGTCAGTTTTCATCTTTGGATGCAGCTACCTATATGGACCAGAAAGCCAAGGTGCCTTTTACTCTGTCAGACATTCCCATAGGGGTTAAATCTACAGATCGGTTCATTCAGGGAATTATGGATGCTACAGGGGCTGAACCTACTGCTTCCATGCTGGATGATCGTGGGCGCTTAGTGGATATGATGACAGATTATCAGCATTACCTTTATGGAAAGACAGTCGGGCTCTGGGGAGATCCTGATCAGGTCATAAGCCTTGCAGAATTTCTCAAAGATATGGGTATGAAGCCGGTTTATGTTGTGACAGGTACTCCAGGTAAGGTTTTTGAAAAGCGGTTAACTTCAATTTTAAAAGATGAACCTTATGAACCGGTCATAGCCCAGAGCCAGGATCTTCTTTATCTGCATCAGCTTGTCAAGAATGAACCTGTTGATCTGCTTGTGGGTAATACATACGGAAAATATATTGCCAGGGCTGAAGATATTCCATTTGTCCGCTTTGGATTCCCCATTCTGGACAGGGCCGGACACAGCTACTTTCCAACAGTGGGATATCAGGGTGGATTGTATCTGTTATCCAATATTGTCAATACATTATTGGATCGAATGGACAGGGATGCTCCTGAAGAAAGGTTTGAACTGGTTATGTAG